The Naumovozyma castellii chromosome 2, complete genome sequence CCTCCAGCTCTAAATTATCACCACCTTCACCATTGGattcatccaattttgTCATGAAGAAGGGCATTCtgttcaattcttcaaggACTTCATCTGGTGttttatctttaaattccGATAATTGTGGTGGTAAAGCAGGATCATTTGGACCTGGCTTATATTTTTGAGGTTTCTTATATTCTGGTTTGGAactcattatttttttgtctCTGGAGAAGCTTAGCGTTCTGTTAGTTATGCCTGTTTGAACTTCGATGAGCTTAGtgtcaaatttttcatttccaaaattttgtCATTAAATTTCGAGATTGAGTATCGATTACATAATCAAGGTTAGTAAAAATAAGTGATAAttcatgaaattgaaaatataaatgGAACTTTAAAAGAACGGTGTATAAAATAATCTATATAAAATTCGAAGATGgtattcaaattatttaatgacTGTATTTTTCCCAGTAAGATGGTCTTTCAATTCCAGCAGCGTCATAATATTGTCTACCACATGCATAGCCCTTAAAGGtgaaatcattattttggtCACATTCACAGTTATTTTCCTTCCATACCTTATTATCCAATGGACAGTTATCATATGGTGGATGATGGTACCCAATATCGGAGAAATAATGGATATAACTCTTTGGTAAGAAGACGGAGGCAGCAATGGAATGAACAGGTGCGTCCCCCCATCTTTCATAGAAGAAACCACCAGATCTATCCAAAGTTTCGAAATAGTCTCTATAAGCAGGTGATCTCCATAGATTTAGATTACCAATTTCGAAATTAGACCAGAAATGACATAAGTTGTATTTTTCACCGCCATTATCAGAGATAAActtcattaaattatcCTTGGCGATATATTCTGGGTGTGCCTTAAAGAACTTCTTGGAAGTGTCCCATAAAGTTGGAATGGTAGCCTCATATTCATGAATGGTAATTGTAAACCCGTAAGCCTTCTCATTATCTTGCATCCATTGGAAAACATCATACTTAATATCACAATACAACTTGGTACTTGGTTCAACTCTCCAATACCAGTCATAATCGTCTAATAATGGATGTCTCCAGAAAAAACCTGATTGGTAACGGCACATATGCCTATAAGATTCGGAACCAccataaataatattcttcattttttctCTAGTTTCAGCAGCTTTATCCAAGGAGATATAGTCTGGATATGACCAGTGTTCCTTTGGAATCTTACCAAATTTGACAGTGGCATTAATAGCGGCGGAGACTTTAGTTTTGAATTCATCAGTGAactcttcatcatttagGAAAGTCCAATCATACTTAAATTGATCGttaaattttctttgcaCATACTTAATAGCATCCAACATAGGGCCTAGTTCGTTATTTCTCACCAGTGAGACGAATGTAGCCTTTGGTCTCTTACCTTTGTTCTTAAAAGATGGAGCAAGGAACTCTAGAGTATCTTTGGTCAATTTTGAATCCACGACTGCAGGAGTGTCCTTCTTAGGGGCAGCAGCTGGAGCAGCAGCGGAGTCTGCGGCAACTGCATCAGCAGCAACTTCCTTAGCTTTTGCGTCAGTAGTAACTTTCTTTGCATCTGCATCAAAAGCCACGTCAGAGTTGGCGTCTTGCTCCAACTTTGCTTCCTGGAGTAATTTAGCAGCATCCACtttctccttctccttTAGGTCTTCTGCAGTGGATAACTTATCCTGCTGAGGGGCACCATTAG is a genomic window containing:
- the KRE2 gene encoding alpha-1,2-mannosyltransferase KRE2 (ancestral locus Anc_8.505), which codes for MAIFLTRRLLRYTTLVGVVLFVVLTLSSNKDGSSYVSTYLPASLDFSSNGAPQQDKLSTAEDLKEKEKVDAAKLLQEAKLEQDANSDVAFDADAKKVTTDAKAKEVAADAVAADSAAAPAAAPKKDTPAVVDSKLTKDTLEFLAPSFKNKGKRPKATFVSLVRNNELGPMLDAIKYVQRKFNDQFKYDWTFLNDEEFTDEFKTKVSAAINATVKFGKIPKEHWSYPDYISLDKAAETREKMKNIIYGGSESYRHMCRYQSGFFWRHPLLDDYDWYWRVEPSTKLYCDIKYDVFQWMQDNEKAYGFTITIHEYEATIPTLWDTSKKFFKAHPEYIAKDNLMKFISDNGGEKYNLCHFWSNFEIGNLNLWRSPAYRDYFETLDRSGGFFYERWGDAPVHSIAASVFLPKSYIHYFSDIGYHHPPYDNCPLDNKVWKENNCECDQNNDFTFKGYACGRQYYDAAGIERPSYWEKYSH